Within the Trichoderma breve strain T069 chromosome 3, whole genome shotgun sequence genome, the region AGCGGGCGGTGAAGCGCCGGCGGGGGGCCCCGCAGCTTGCGGCTTTAGTGACTGTGGTCGCTACAAATTAGCAGGCTGGTCTatgaggcagaggcagagactGAGCGACGACGTCATATGTACCCTTTGGGCACATGTCGGCAGATGGAGGCCCGTCATGCCATGATGAGAATTTTTCCCTTGCCGTCTATCACagaagcgaaagaagaagaaaaaggaccCTGACGACAGCAGAGATGTAATACaaatcttgaagaagagaaatcaaTTCTATGAACTTCCGAGTATACGTAAATGCATCTTCTAGGTTGGGAAAACAAGGTTACATGCGCTTTCCTCGCCAGCCATTGCCCCAGTTGCGCCGTGCATGCGCCCGATGCCTTTGTCGTCGATTTTGTGTGAGGAGGCGACGTGAGAATAAAAAACACACCGCTCCATAAAACTGCTGAAGAAAAccccaaaaaaagaaagggaaaaggaaaagatcGCTTAGCCTCGAGAATCAGCAGAAGAAAGCCTCAGATTGCCGTAACAAATGCCTATTCCTGTGTCACATTTACGTGATTGTAAAACGCCGATGAGCCCTCGCGGCTGCTGAAATAATGCAAGAATCCGCCAGAAGTAAACCAAtaacagagaaaaaagaaagaaaccccTGTAGTCCATGAAGATAAGATCGTTACACGGTGTTGTCGTGGTATAAGAATTCTATATCTCGGGGCCGCTGCTTGTTCCCGCGCACAAACTCTTCGTCGCCAGGTGGTCGCTCGTTCTTATTGTTGCTCGTGAGCATGCTTTGTATGCTCATGCAGACGCTCTCCGCGCTTTGGACTGGGCTCCATCCTTGGTTGCCCAAAAGATCAAGGCATATTATTCCGTTCGAGTAGATGTGTGGATGCATGGGGACTGGCCGAGCTGGTCTGTCTACAAAGGTGACTTCGGGGGGTTCTTGAAATGCTTGTTAGACGACCGGTTCCATGGTGGGTGATGCGGGGAGCTGGCAGAACAGGATTACCTATAGGATACGAATCGGAGAAGACGAATTTCAGCTGGTAGACATTGCCGTTATATAGAGGGTTGTTATCCAAGACGCGAATATCAAAGAGCCACTCTTTCAAGTCGTTGCCGTCTACGAGCTCGATGCCAGGAGGCAGGCCGAACTTATCAATCTGCCGATGGTCAGCGCTTAAATCTTTGATACGAGCCTGGTACCGGCATGGGAGTGGGCGAGGGAGAAGACAAAGTACCTTCTGACGCTCCTTGGCCACTCTTTTCGTTCGCATGCTCGTAGCCATTCTGTCAGTCGAGAGGGGATCTGTTAAGAGGCGCCCAAGCAAATAGCAATAACGAGTCGGTGTTTGTTTGGGTTGTCGAGCAAGCAAGGCTTCCAGAGGTATGGAGTAATATGTACTAAGAGATCAAGTCGGAGCGGCAACCTGACGGGCTGTTTTAAATGCGTCGGAGGGGTCCAAGGCAGCTCAAGTGTGGCGCTCGCGTAGGCGCAGCAGCTGTGGAAGGGAACAGTGAACCAACTGCCAAAATTTAGTGCGTGCAGCCTCTGTGTGGCGGGACAATTAAACCGCCGGCGTCTGCAGTGAATGTTTTGAGACACGGAGATTGAATCAACCATTACTTCATACCTTACACACAAAACAATTATTAGACCTCACACGCGACTATTCTGTTCCCAACCGGATAGAAGCCTTGCCAAGGATGCGATTGTTCCCGTAGGACTCGAGGTCACCAGAGCAGTATAGTAAGCGCTTGTTGACGCATGCATCTGGTGAGTGTAGAGTGCAGGCCGGCCGTAAAACCGACTTATAGGTTGATATATATGCAAGAACCCCATATTAACAATGCCATATCATATTACATTGTGTATAGTCCCTTCATGGATTACCTACCGACTAAGCAGATAGTAGCTTATTCATTTATATACAAGGCTCTTTTTCTCCGAGGTTCGTGCAACTTTTGCTCAAAGCTAAACGCAGTTGCGATTTAATATAGCCCCTTTACTCTCAGATCCTAAAAGTCAACCCGGAACCTTTCATAACTACATAAACATATTACATATTcaattaaagaaataatgtCACATCAATATACCATGCGCAAGTTCTCAGCGTCACCGAAGCGGCCGTCCTGTTACCCAGATATCAGTTTCTCTATATTCTTCAAGTTCGGCGTCCATGTCGAAATGTCCAAGCAGATCGGTCTCCCATATTCCCATCCACCTCTTGACGATGACTATATGTTGCTTGGTGGCAAAAACCAAGTTATTTTCCGGAGTGAGGGTGCATATGACTGTGCCTAATATGCTTACCCATTCCGGAGGGATGAAGAAATGCCGCTTCACTTCCATGGTAAGAGGAAAAGTGTTCAAGTCCACAGTACAAATCCATCTATCCTTATGAAGGAACACAAGAGTATCTTCAGTGACGGAGATAACATCGCCTAATACACAGCTCAGAGTCTGTAATCCACGCCTTGGGCTGACTTCCACTGCACCATCACTACCCAAGAAATTATTCGTGTCCCAGCAATTCGTGCGAGTGCCGGTTAAGGGATCGGCCAGCTTCTCTACGAACACATGGTCGTTGCAGAGATAGGATGTGTTGGTAACATACTCTGGTTCGGGTAATCGCCCATCTCTATGTAGGCTTATTGATCCCTCTGAAGGGCGTTCAAAATTGTGCCAGTAGAAAACGTGACTCGACGAATTTTCCAAGATGATAAACCTATCTTTCATCAAGGGGAACTGTACTGCTCGCCGTAGGTTTGCTGAGCTCTTGGGCACTCGCAGACTGTGCAATAGCTCGTTGGACGGCAATTCCCAGAGTTCAGATCCAGACAGTGTGATGATGAGCAACCTGTCCTTGGATGGGCTCAGGAGCAGTTGCTCAACCATATTGCCACATCTTTTCTCAAAATCAACTTCAACGTCACCCCATTGGCATCGCTCATGTAGACCCTTGGCAACTATTACGAatccttcttcgtctcctGTGATGACCAAGTCTTCATGCTTATCCTGAACCAACACAAGGCTGGTAATTGCGCAATCGTGCCTTTGATGAAGTTGTGCGACGCATGATCCATCTAGAGTAGAGAAAGTAACAACATCGCCAGTATCCGTACCACAAATTACAACACGGCCGTCATCAGAGAGAGCCATGACCGTAATAATAGCCTTCCGTGATCCGGTGGTTGCCCATGAATCCCGAGACAGCAGCTCAGGCTTATGACACCCAGCATCAACGGAcgtatcttcttctttgtcttgcaAATCAAGCGCTGAGAATTCCCATACGCGGCTCTGACGACTGTGCGCACCAACGACATGTTTTCCCTTGCTAGCGACTACAAGAGGCGTGACGGGGGTTCCAGGATGGTCAACTTGGCATATTAATTCGAGGCTGACAAGATCCGAAGTTTGCATTTTGTATATTTCAAGTGTGTAGGCAATTTCTCCAGTGCCTATGATAAGGTGATCTCCATCCGAAGTCCAGGACACATGATTTGCAAACATATCTGGCCCAAAATATATTTGGCTCATAGTGTTGGTATCGAATATG harbors:
- a CDS encoding ubiquitin-conjugating enzyme domain-containing protein: MATSMRTKRVAKERQKIDKFGLPPGIELVDGNDLKEWLFDIRVLDNNPLYNGNVYQLKFVFSDSYPIEPPEVTFVDRPARPVPMHPHIYSNGIICLDLLGNQGWSPVQSAESVCMSIQSMLTSNNKNERPPGDEEFVRGNKQRPRDIEFLYHDNTV